A window of Aequoribacter fuscus genomic DNA:
GGCCGCCCAGACGAGATTCGGGCGTTAGGGCCCGCTCTAAGTTGACTTTGGTGCCGTTGCTCCAGGTGCCGACTGTGGTTAAGCTCAGTGTTTCGTTAGACACATCAGCCCAGTAGCCATCTCCGGGCAGGTCGACCACGGTCAAACAGACACCACTGGTGCAAATACTGTCTCCTAGCTGAACCCCGTGCAGTGGGAGCTTGCCAGATTTAACGCGAATACGAACATCGCCGCCGCGGGGCTCTATCGCAGCAATTTCGCCTACAGCTTCAATGATGCCGGTAAACATAGTGTTCCTATCTGCCTTAATGTGTGGGCTTGAACGTTAATTTTAAGTCGGGCCCGATTCGACGGGTGTCGATTAAACCGAAGTTTAGGCGCTGTGTCATGGTCGCTATGTCCATATGAACTAGACTTTGCGCATTATGACCAAGAATAACAGGCGCTTGATAAAGAATAAGTTCATCGATAAGGCCAGCGTTTAACCAGCTACCGGCGAGCCTTGGACCACATTCTAGTAGAATTTCGTTGGCCGGGGCGATCGCCATTAGCTGTAACAAAGCGTTTTTTAACCCAGCTGGCGTTTTGAGCGCAGCTACCTCGACGATATTTTCAGGGTTTATGTGGTCGGGCCGAGTAGTTTTGGGCTCTGCGCAAAATAGGGTTCGAGCGCCGCTCAATACCTTTGCGCCATTCGTGGTTCTGAGTGTCGAGTCAAAGACGGCACGCAGCGGTTGATGAGCGGTTGCCTCGCGTGCGAGATTGGGGTCGAGCGGAAGGTCGCCTTCTCGCACGTTAAGCTGGCAGTCATCTTCCAGCACTGTGCCCACACCCGTAATAACAAGTCCTGCTTCTGCGCGCAGTCGCTGTACATCGCGTCGCGCGCTGGGGCCAGTAATCCATTGGCTTTCGCCGTTTGCCAGGGCAATTTTGCCGTCTAGTGAGCAGGCAAGTTTGAGGCGCACTCGGCCGTAGCCGCGTTCGAGTCGAAGTAAAAACCCCTGCAACTGCTGTTTTACGGTATCGGCCAAGAGTCCGACTCGAACCTCAATGCCGGCGTGTTTAAGTGCTTCGAATCCGCTGCCCGCAACTTCGGGGTAGGGGTCTTCGATGGCGGCAACGACTTTGCTAATGCCCGCCTGAATGAGTGCCTGACTGCAAGGGCCGGTTCTACCCTGGTGATTGCAGGGTTCTAGAGTGACGTAAGCGGTTGCTCCACGCGCTTGCTCGCCGGCTTGCGCAAGCGCCATGACTTCAGCATGACCTTGGCCTGGGGGCTGGGTGTAGCCCTCGCCGACAATCTGCCCGTCTTTGACGATGACGCAGCCCACATGGGGGTTGGGTTTGGCGCTGTACTTGCCGTGCTCGGCCAGATTGATGGCCCGTTGCATGAGTTCTGTGTCGGAAAGATTGGTCACGTCTAGTCGCTGTCGGTTGAGTGTCGCAGAGTGTCAATGGCGTCTTTAAATTCCGAGATGTCTTGGAAGCTGCGGTAGACCGAGGCAAAACGCACGTAGGCGACCTCGTCTAAGGTGCGCAGTTCGCTCATGACCAGCTCGCCCAATACGCGTGAGCCAACTTCCCGCTCGCCGGTGGCGCGCAGCGCATGCTTAATACGCTGGATTACGGCTTCAACGGCCTCTACTGCTACCGGGCGTTTTTCAAGGGCGCGCTGAAATCCTGCGCGCAGTTTTTCTTCGTCGAAGGGTTCGCGCACGCCATTTTGTTTGACGATCCGCGGCATGACGAGCTCGGCGATTTCGTAGGTGGTAAAGCGTTCTTTACAGTCAAAGCACTCGCGGCGACGGCGCACTTGGTCACCCTCGGCCACTAAGCGGGAGTCGATCACTTTGGTATCGATAGCAGAGCAAAATGGGCAGTGCATGCGTAATCCTTGCAAATTTTGCGCGAATATTACCATGTTTCCGCAGCGTTGTTCTTGCGGTTGTTTGAGTGGACGTGCTTGTGTCGATTCAGTGCGCCTTGCGAGAGTGCAGCACTCAAATCTTTTTGGAGCAAAGGAGATCGATGGCGACCAAAATCTTGGGATTGGCGGGGTAAGTGGTTAGTTTGGTAATTTGTCTCACACAGGATCCTGCAATGCCACCAAAAACTCAGGCCATCGCTAGCACCTACTATGTCACCCTGCGTTTGCGCCACAATCACAGGCGCTATCTAACCGATCACCCCGATATTTGGTTTGCCGCTTTGGCTAAAGTCCAAAAAGAGCTTCCCACTCGGGTGCATGCCTTTGTATTGTTGCCCGATCATGCACACTTAATATGGACGCTTCCGAAAAAGGGCGGGCATATTGATCGTTGTCGGCGGCTTTGCGAGGAGTTTAGCGAGGAACTCGCGAACAGCACTGGTGCCAGCCGCCGCTTACACAAGGCGAATTTTAGATTGTTTAAAAGTTATTACCCCAGTACTCCAATTCATACGGTGTCGCAATTACGGCGGCTGCGCGACCATGTACATCAAGACCCTGTGCGTCATGGTTTGGTGAAGGCACCGAGTGAATGGCGCCATTCCAGCGGGTCTAAGTTTAATCCCTTGCTCGATTAAGCCGCTTTTGGGTTTTGCTTACGCGCCCTGATTCTGCCCGCTGCTATTTCTTTGTCTAAGCGCTTGGCGTAGTGGTCAAAATGCAGCTGTATGGTGTGCCTGGGGCTTTCGTAATAGTGTCCTGTATAGAACTTTTCGTCGTCGACGATGGCTTGGCGCATCGCCTGTGCGCTTGGGAGCGCGTATTCGCCCAAGAGATAGGGCGCCACAAGTTTAGACTGCTGCTCCGCGAAATTAACCAAAGTGGGCAAGGACTGAGCTAAGCCCATGTAAATTAAATTGGGCACCTCGGGTATAAACAAGCGCTTGAACAGTTTGGGTGGGTTGTTCTTCTCGTCGGCCTTAAATTGCGATTGGTCAAAGAACGGGAAGTCGATTTTGTAACCCGTGCACCAAATGATCACATCAAAGTCTGATTGCGTGCCGTCGGTAAAGTGAACGGTATCGCCTTCAAAGCGATCGATTCCTGTGCGGCCTTTAATGTCGCCAGAGCCCGCCCGCTGCAGAAACTCGCCTGATATCGTGCCGTGCGCCTGCCACACTTTGTAAGTAGGTTCGGGCAGACCGTAATCTTTTGGGTTGCCAATCACTTTTTTTGCCGTGACTTCCATCAGCCAGTTTTGAATGCTTTTGGGTACCCAGCCGGGCAACATGACTTTGTCGGCAGGTTTGCCGTTGATGTATTTTGGGAATACCCACACGCCGCGCCGCATCGAAATATGCAGCTCTTTGGTCAAAAAGCGCATCGACAGCTCAGACGCGATATCCATGGCTGAATTGCCAGAACCTACCACCAACACCCGTTTGTCGCGCATATCAATCGGGTCAAAGGGCGTGTTGTAGCTGTGCGCGTGAATTTGCTCCCCTGCAAATTCGCCAGAGTAGGCGGGCTCGGGCCAGCGCGGACTCCAGTGGTGGCCATTCGCAACGATCATGAAGTCGTAAGAGCGAGTGTGTCCGTCGGACGTGCGTACGGTCCATTGGCCGTCGTCCTCGCGATGTGCATTTTCCACTTTGGTGTTGAAGGTAATAGTCTCGCGCAGGCCAAAGTGGTCGGTGTAGTCGTTTAGGTAACCGAAGATATCACTGTGATGGGGGAAGTCTGGCCAGTCTTTGGGTACCGGGAACTCTTCAAAGCCCATACGGAATTTCGAGGTGTCAATATGCAGGCTTTGGTAGCAGGCCGACATGCCGTTGGGGTTTTTGTAATACCAGTTGCCGCCTACGTTGTCGGAGGCTTCAAAGCAGTCATACGTAATGTTGAATTCTTTGAGCCGTTTGATGGTGCTAATGCCGCTGGGGCCCGCGCCAATGACACAGCATTTTGGGGTGGTGTTCGCCGACATATTAGTAGCCTTGTATACAGATTATTGTTGGCTAAGCGTAAGTAGATTCTCAGGGTGTTGCAAGTTTGAGCACGAGCAACTGAGCGACGTTTGTGTGACCTGCATCACTCCTTGGTGGCGATCGTAATAAATCCTTACAAATCCTTACAGTTTTAACATAAACCATTTTGAATTAGGAAAAGTGATAAATTGATATTATTCAACGTTATATAACTTGCAAAAAATTGTTTGCCCTTTGAAGCCCCTGTGAGAATTCGAGTCTCAACCCTAAATCCCAAAGCTAAAAAAAGTGTTTTTGGCGGTGTTGGTCGCAAACTGGGTTTGGCGCTGTATTTGGTTTCTGTGTTAGCGGCGCAAAGTGCTAATGCGGTTGATGGGCAGTGCGCTAGCCGAGCCGATTTGTGGTTTGCAAATGATGAGTCAGGCAGTGTTGATGCGACAGAATTTGAGGGTGCGCTAAATTTCATTTATCAGGTGGCAGACTCTTTTGAGTATGACGCATCAACTGGGGCACAGGCAGGTATTATTGGGTGGGCAGATGAGCTTCAGCCTACTGATGTTATTGTTCCGATTACCGAGGATTTCAGGGATGTTGATGATGTAGGTCTTGTCGGGTCATTAACAACCGATGGTGATGGTAAAGGGGTTCGAGAGCTCTATACGGCCAGAGTTTCGGGTAGCAATGGCACACGCCTAGATTTGGCAACGCAGCGGTTGGCTTATTTGATTAACGCGGGCAATGGTGCTCGTGCAGGCGTGCCAAGCGTTGCGGTTATCTTAACTGATGCAAATCAGGGGCAGTTGGAGCAGGCGTTGAGAGGTGGTGGTGGCGCATGGATTAAGGCTGCTGAAAATTTGCGTGCAGCCGGTCCAGATGGCACTGAAGTTAGCGATTTGTCGGACGACGACTCAAACTTAGAAGATAGCCCGACGCTGTTCAAGTTCGAAACGTCTCCTGACATTCGAATCACAATTTCGGCCAGCGCGCCCGTGAAAGTTACCGGTGCGCAAGCGGTGGATCTGAGCCGCGTGGCTGAGGCGGCGCGTTTTGGTGAATTTGATTTGGGCTTTGCTTATCGCCCAGTTGAGACAAATCGCTTTAATGCCTTGGCGATGGTCTCTTACATTTATGACTTAGATCCGATTAACCAGAACGGTGGGATGTACGCTGATGAAAAAGGCGTGGTCTACTCGTTTGAAGGCTTATATGCCTTGACGGATAGCTTGAAAGTGGGTGGTAAAATAGCCCACAAACGCAGCTCGATTCGCGTAGATCGTGACAGCGGTGCCTTTATCGATGCCACGACCGATTTGCGTATCTTGCGAGAGCGCTATCACTTGGTCTGGAAGCTGGATGCCTTGGCCGAATATCGCTGGCTTGAGGTCGACGAGATTGGCGACGAGAAGCAAGGTGGTTTGCTAGGCCTCGAAGTACAGCTTAGCCCTAACTTCTCGATTGGTGGCGGTTACAACTTTACCGAGTTTAACGATCGCTTAACGGCGTTAGATT
This region includes:
- the ribD gene encoding bifunctional diaminohydroxyphosphoribosylaminopyrimidine deaminase/5-amino-6-(5-phosphoribosylamino)uracil reductase RibD, which translates into the protein MTNLSDTELMQRAINLAEHGKYSAKPNPHVGCVIVKDGQIVGEGYTQPPGQGHAEVMALAQAGEQARGATAYVTLEPCNHQGRTGPCSQALIQAGISKVVAAIEDPYPEVAGSGFEALKHAGIEVRVGLLADTVKQQLQGFLLRLERGYGRVRLKLACSLDGKIALANGESQWITGPSARRDVQRLRAEAGLVITGVGTVLEDDCQLNVREGDLPLDPNLAREATAHQPLRAVFDSTLRTTNGAKVLSGARTLFCAEPKTTRPDHINPENIVEVAALKTPAGLKNALLQLMAIAPANEILLECGPRLAGSWLNAGLIDELILYQAPVILGHNAQSLVHMDIATMTQRLNFGLIDTRRIGPDLKLTFKPTH
- the nrdR gene encoding transcriptional regulator NrdR is translated as MHCPFCSAIDTKVIDSRLVAEGDQVRRRRECFDCKERFTTYEIAELVMPRIVKQNGVREPFDEEKLRAGFQRALEKRPVAVEAVEAVIQRIKHALRATGEREVGSRVLGELVMSELRTLDEVAYVRFASVYRSFQDISEFKDAIDTLRHSTDSD
- a CDS encoding REP-associated tyrosine transposase, whose protein sequence is MPPKTQAIASTYYVTLRLRHNHRRYLTDHPDIWFAALAKVQKELPTRVHAFVLLPDHAHLIWTLPKKGGHIDRCRRLCEEFSEELANSTGASRRLHKANFRLFKSYYPSTPIHTVSQLRRLRDHVHQDPVRHGLVKAPSEWRHSSGSKFNPLLD
- a CDS encoding flavin-containing monooxygenase, which codes for MSANTTPKCCVIGAGPSGISTIKRLKEFNITYDCFEASDNVGGNWYYKNPNGMSACYQSLHIDTSKFRMGFEEFPVPKDWPDFPHHSDIFGYLNDYTDHFGLRETITFNTKVENAHREDDGQWTVRTSDGHTRSYDFMIVANGHHWSPRWPEPAYSGEFAGEQIHAHSYNTPFDPIDMRDKRVLVVGSGNSAMDIASELSMRFLTKELHISMRRGVWVFPKYINGKPADKVMLPGWVPKSIQNWLMEVTAKKVIGNPKDYGLPEPTYKVWQAHGTISGEFLQRAGSGDIKGRTGIDRFEGDTVHFTDGTQSDFDVIIWCTGYKIDFPFFDQSQFKADEKNNPPKLFKRLFIPEVPNLIYMGLAQSLPTLVNFAEQQSKLVAPYLLGEYALPSAQAMRQAIVDDEKFYTGHYYESPRHTIQLHFDHYAKRLDKEIAAGRIRARKQNPKAA
- a CDS encoding VWA domain-containing protein; translated protein: MRIRVSTLNPKAKKSVFGGVGRKLGLALYLVSVLAAQSANAVDGQCASRADLWFANDESGSVDATEFEGALNFIYQVADSFEYDASTGAQAGIIGWADELQPTDVIVPITEDFRDVDDVGLVGSLTTDGDGKGVRELYTARVSGSNGTRLDLATQRLAYLINAGNGARAGVPSVAVILTDANQGQLEQALRGGGGAWIKAAENLRAAGPDGTEVSDLSDDDSNLEDSPTLFKFETSPDIRITISASAPVKVTGAQAVDLSRVAEAARFGEFDLGFAYRPVETNRFNALAMVSYIYDLDPINQNGGMYADEKGVVYSFEGLYALTDSLKVGGKIAHKRSSIRVDRDSGAFIDATTDLRILRERYHLVWKLDALAEYRWLEVDEIGDEKQGGLLGLEVQLSPNFSIGGGYNFTEFNDRLTALDYDAKGWFINISGHF